GGGATCAATTCCCAACACTCTCATTTGGCGGAGACGAGTTGTTCCATTAACTGATCCGAAATATCAAAGTTCGCGTAGGCGTTTTGAACATCGTCATGATCTTCCAACATATCCATCAGACGAAGCATTTGAGCCGCGTCTTTTCCCTCTAACTTGATATAGGTCTGGGGAACCATCGTCACGTCGGCGTAAGAGGTTTCAATATGATTGTTTTTCAGCGCCGTTTTAACATTTTCAAAGGAATGAGCGTCGGTATAGACTTCGTACTGGGTGTCGGTCGTTTTTATATCTTCGCCCCCGGCGTCCAGCACAAGGTTCATCAGGTCGTCCTCTTTTACCTTATTTTTGTCAACCGTGATAAACCCTTTCTTATGAAACATCCAGGCAACACAACCGGCTTCTCCCAAATTACCGCCATGTTTTGAAAAAATCTGGCGGATTTCAGGAGCCGTCCTGTTCTTATTATCTGTGGTAATATCCAAAAGCATCGCGACCCCTCCCGGGCCGTATCCTTCATACCGGATCTCTTCGTAATTCACCCCTGGAAGCTCACCGGTCCCCTTGGCAATGGCTTTATGAATATTATCGGCAGGCATATTGACATCTTTGGCTTTTAGAATGGCGGCCCTTAACCGGGGGTTTCCTTCAGGGTCTCCTCCCCCAATCCTTGCGGCAATGGTAATTTCACGAATAATTTTGGTAAAGGCTTTGCCCCGTTTGGCATCGATAATCGCTTTTTTATGTTTTGTCGTCGCCCATTTAGAATGACCTGACATGACCCGATC
The window above is part of the Nitrospirota bacterium genome. Proteins encoded here:
- a CDS encoding YebC/PmpR family DNA-binding transcriptional regulator, producing MSGHSKWATTKHKKAIIDAKRGKAFTKIIREITIAARIGGGDPEGNPRLRAAILKAKDVNMPADNIHKAIAKGTGELPGVNYEEIRYEGYGPGGVAMLLDITTDNKNRTAPEIRQIFSKHGGNLGEAGCVAWMFHKKGFITVDKNKVKEDDLMNLVLDAGGEDIKTTDTQYEVYTDAHSFENVKTALKNNHIETSYADVTMVPQTYIKLEGKDAAQMLRLMDMLEDHDDVQNAYANFDISDQLMEQLVSAK